The DNA segment AGAATACCTTTGCATAATAAACCATACTTCTATATAATTCCGGGACTGGCGTACATTTTCTTACGCCAGCCTAAAATTCATCCTCAAATCCCAAATCGAAATCATCTAAATCCTCAAGCTCCATCAACGCCTCCGGTACGAAATCGAGTATATCACCGGCAATCATGCCTCTTGTGCCCTGTATGTCGGATGCCAGATCGCCGGCTAAGCCGTGAACATAAGTTGCCAGTACAGCCGCATCGGCGGCGGTCATGCCCTGTGCCAAAAACCCGCCAATCAGACCGGTGAGTACATCGCCGGAACCGGCAGTAGCCATTCCCTCATTGCCGGAATCGTTGATATATATCCCGCCGGATGGTTCGGCGATTATCGAGGGCGCGCCTTTAAGAATTATAGTGAGATTGTATTCATTGGCAAATGATGACGCCAATTTCAGGCGATTACCGGCAATCTCATCCATAGTATAGCCGCTTAGACGGGAAAACTCGCCGGGATGCGGCGATATTACAAGCTGCCCTTTGTGCTGTTTTAATATATCAGGATTCTTTGCCAGGCAATTCAAGCCATCCGCATCGATAACCAACGGTTTTTCAATCTGGCTGGCTAACCTTTGTATAAGCTCAACCGTTTCATGATGCGTGCCTATTCCCGGGCCAATAGCGACCGCATCCGCCCAATCAATCTGCTGACGGATTTCACCCATCCCGCGAAGCGCTAAACAGCCGCGCTTTTTGACATCGGGTAAAGGCTTGGTCATAACCTCGGTAAGCTTGACCTCCATTACCGCATTCAAACTTGAGGGACACCCTAAAACTACCAGGCCAGTGCCGCACCTTAAAGCCGCCATCGATGCCATAAACGCCGCGCCGGTTAAACCTGTCGAACCTGCCATCATAAACAACTTGCCGTAATTGCCCTTATGAGCATCCGGTTTGCGCAACGGCAACAGCTTAACCGCATCACTGTCATCAATGAGATAGGTCTTGACATCCTCATCTAAGCCTTGAGGAAAACCGATATCGACAACCTCAAGCAGGCCGCAATACGATTTGCCGGGATACATCGCCTGCCCGATTTTAGGCAGACCGAAAGTAACAGTTAGATCGGCTTTAACAGTAGGCGATGACACTTTGCCCGTCTCGCTGTCAAGGCCGGAGGGCGTATCCACAGCTATAACCGGTATGCCGGTTTCGTTGATTTTATCGATAATGATATTATAAGGCGCTTTAATATCGCCGATGAAACCGGTGCCGAATATAGCATCCACAATAAGCAGAGAATCATCCGGTATATGAAACTCGTTCGGGTCAATGATTTCATGGATTGGGATATTAAGCTCCTCGGCTCGTTTTAGATTAACGGCGGCATTGCCTTTGGAAGCATCTTTTTTGCATAATAGGAATATCTCGACATGAGCGCCATCTTCAGCAAGATGGCGCGCTGCAACACAACCATCCCCGCCATTGTTGCCCTTGCCGACAACAACGGCAATTCTGTTATTTTCCACCTGGCCATAATACTCGATAATCATCTCGTATGTTAGCCGGCCGGCGTTTTCCATCAATTCGAGGCCGGGAATGCCCAGCCCATCAATCGCCTTGCGGTCGATTTCCTGTATTTGTTTTGGGGTACATATTTTCATAATGAACAAGTATTATAATTTAGCTATTGCATGTCAAGATTATTATTAAAACCGTCGGCTACCAAGCGGCGTTTGGCAGCATGAATGAAGGTCCTGCTTATTTATTGTTGACAAGCATATAATTTTAATATAGCATATTTTCATGCTCGGTAAGATTGAAATATTGATTATCAATGATGATAAACACACTACTGATTTGTTTTCCTCAATTCTAAAGCGAAATAGCTATTCTCCATCTTGTATTTATACCGGCCAGAAGGGATTTGAACTTGCAAATAATTATGATTACGGATTGATAATACTTGGCCTTACCATTCCTGATATAGACAGTCTTGAGCTTCTCAAACGCATCAAAGGCGCTCGTGTCTCAGCGCCGGTTATTGCTGTCGGCGGTTATAACGATGTCGACAGGGCATGCAAGGCAGTAAATCTTGGGGCTTATGGTTTTGTTTATAATACGTCGGAATCCGACCTGATATTGAACACCATTAAGAATGCGCTAAATCAGCATAAGCTCGAACAGGATTTACAAAAGATACAGCAGTCGCTATCGAATCAGTTTGATTTTATAGGAAGTTCCAAAGTTGTTGCGCAGTTTAGGGAGAAAATAAAACGGGTAGCGATGTCAGCCTCGCGCGTATTGATAATCGGCGAACCGGGTTCGGGGAAACATGCGGCGGCTAAGTATATTCACTATTGTTCGGATAGAGCGACAAAACCATTTATTGCGGTAAACTGTGCCTCTATTAATCCGGAGCGCAGCAATAGCTTTTTGTATCTCGAAAGCGAACTATTCGGGCATGAAAAAGATGCCTTTATCGGCGCCTCCGATAACCATCGGGGCAAATTTGAACGGGCTGACGGCGGCACCATATTTCTGAATGAAATCGGTGTTCTAAATGATGACTTGCAAGCAAAGCTCCTGCGAGCAATTGAAACCGGAGTGGTTCGGCATATAGGTTCAGATGAG comes from the Candidatus Zixiibacteriota bacterium genome and includes:
- a CDS encoding NAD(P)H-hydrate dehydratase produces the protein MKICTPKQIQEIDRKAIDGLGIPGLELMENAGRLTYEMIIEYYGQVENNRIAVVVGKGNNGGDGCVAARHLAEDGAHVEIFLLCKKDASKGNAAVNLKRAEELNIPIHEIIDPNEFHIPDDSLLIVDAIFGTGFIGDIKAPYNIIIDKINETGIPVIAVDTPSGLDSETGKVSSPTVKADLTVTFGLPKIGQAMYPGKSYCGLLEVVDIGFPQGLDEDVKTYLIDDSDAVKLLPLRKPDAHKGNYGKLFMMAGSTGLTGAAFMASMAALRCGTGLVVLGCPSSLNAVMEVKLTEVMTKPLPDVKKRGCLALRGMGEIRQQIDWADAVAIGPGIGTHHETVELIQRLASQIEKPLVIDADGLNCLAKNPDILKQHKGQLVISPHPGEFSRLSGYTMDEIAGNRLKLASSFANEYNLTIILKGAPSIIAEPSGGIYINDSGNEGMATAGSGDVLTGLIGGFLAQGMTAADAAVLATYVHGLAGDLASDIQGTRGMIAGDILDFVPEALMELEDLDDFDLGFEDEF
- a CDS encoding sigma-54-dependent Fis family transcriptional regulator, producing MLGKIEILIINDDKHTTDLFSSILKRNSYSPSCIYTGQKGFELANNYDYGLIILGLTIPDIDSLELLKRIKGARVSAPVIAVGGYNDVDRACKAVNLGAYGFVYNTSESDLILNTIKNALNQHKLEQDLQKIQQSLSNQFDFIGSSKVVAQFREKIKRVAMSASRVLIIGEPGSGKHAAAKYIHYCSDRATKPFIAVNCASINPERSNSFLYLESELFGHEKDAFIGASDNHRGKFERADGGTIFLNEIGVLNDDLQAKLLRAIETGVVRHIGSDEAIKTDVRIISASRTNLEPEVKARRFREDLYFRLNVIPVDVPPLRSYPDDIPILTRYFLDQAGYVRKQVDSEGMEYLKSYQWPGNVRELKNCIEKAAASEQDNIMHSPTIENILSETHDKQSLTVDIDAVNTSAEYKRSELYRPDIPFRRQVADLEKRLLAEVYEDCDGNITKAAKILNTDRGNLSKKIKKLRLKKR